Genomic window (bacterium):
TCGACGGCACCGTGCCGGTGACATCTCGCAGGGCGTAGATGCGCCGGTCGGCCGGTGCCAGGCCCGCCCCGGCAGCACAGATCACCGCGCCCACGTCGCCGAGTTGGGCCAGGATCTCGCTGTTCGACAGGGCGGCGCGCCAGCCGGCGATGGCCTCCAGCTTGTCCAGGGTGCCCCCGCTGTGGCCCAGTCCCCGGCCCGAGAGCTGCGGCACCGCCGCCCCGCATGCCGCCATCAGCGGCGCCAGCACGAGGGAGACCTTGTCGCCGACGCCGCCCGTTGAGTGCTTGTCGACCGTGGGGCGGTCGAGGCCCGAGAGGTCCAGACGCTCCCCGGAGTCGATCATGGCCTGGGTCCAAGCAGCCAACTCGTCGGGCGCCATCGCCTGGAAGTAGATGGCCATGAGCAGGGCCGACGCTTGCTCGTCGGGGATCCGCCCGGTCGTGTAGCCGTCGATGAACCAGGCGATCTCGGTCGGTCCCAGCGCGCGCCCGTCCCTCTTGGCGCAGATGAGGTCGACGACGGAGAAGTCGCTCACAGGTCGCCGGGCGGCGCTCGGTCGGGCCGCGAGCATTGCTTGTCCTTCGTGGCGCAGATGAGGTCGACGACGGAGAAGTCGCTCATAGATCCTGGGGACCGAAGGCGTCGGGCAGCAGATCCGCCAGCGTCACGTCGCGGTTGATCACCAGATCGGGCCCGCCCACCTCGTAGAGGACCTGCCGGCAGCGCCCGCAGGGCTTACCCGCCGGCAGGTCGTCGACGTCGTAGCCGCCGACCACCGCCACTGCCACCAGCCGCCCGCCGCCGGTGGTGTGCAGCGCGCACACGAGTGAGCACTCGGCGCACAACCCCAGCCCGTAGGAGGCGTTCTCGGCGTTGCAGCCCACGAGGATCCGCCCGTCGTCGACCAGTCCGGCGGCGCCCACGTGATACCGGGAGTAGGGGCAGTAGGCGTTTCCGGCCACCTCGCGGGCACGCCGGAAGAGGTCGTCCCAGTCCGCCTCGGCGGCGGTCACCGCGGCGGAGCCCGCGCTCACTGCTGCTGGCCGCGCCGGTAGCGCATGCCGTCGGCGGCGGGCATGCGCAGCTTCGAGGTGTAGAAGAGCAGCACCAGCAGCACCGTGATGTAGGGCAGCGCCTGCGGGAACTGCTTGGGCACCGTCTCGGTGGCGTAGTGCCACACCGCGAAGCCGCCGGCGGCGATGGCCAGCCCGGCTGCGGCCCGGTACCGGCGGCGGACGAGGAACACCAGTGCCATGAGGCCGAGAGCCAGCACGACCATCAGCAACAGCCCGTGCACCGCGGGCCGGTCTCGCAACTGCAGCGTGTCGGTGAAGCCGAACAGCAGCCCGCCGAGGGCGGCGCCCACGGGCCGCCAGTTGCCGAAGATGGTGGTGGCCAGGCCGATGAAGCCCCGGCCGGCGGTCTGGCCCTCCCGGTAGATCCCGGTCAGCTCGATCACCAGGAAGGCGCCGCCGTAGCCGGCGAAGGCGCCCGACAGCACCACGCCGTAGTACTTGTAGCGGTAGACGTCCACGCCGAGGCTGTCGGCGGCGATGGGGTGCTCGCCGCAGCTGCGCAGGCGCAGCCCCCACGAGGT
Coding sequences:
- a CDS encoding cytidine deaminase → MSAGSAAVTAAEADWDDLFRRAREVAGNAYCPYSRYHVGAAGLVDDGRILVGCNAENASYGLGLCAECSLVCALHTTGGGRLVAVAVVGGYDVDDLPAGKPCGRCRQVLYEVGGPDLVINRDVTLADLLPDAFGPQDL